The DNA segment AGTTGCCGACGGCTTCACGTCACTCGGCGCGATTGCCGATGCCTCCTTCACCGAAAGCCCTTCCCAGATAAACCGAGAAGCTGGGCGCCGAGTCATCTCCATTTCTGCAGACGTAGACGACCAAGTGGTCACTGGTGACGAAGTGAGCACCTTGCTTTCGCAAGACATCATGCCGTCGATCATGGCCGACTATCCGGGCTTGCGTTACAGTTTCGGCGGGCAACAAGAAGAACAAGCGGAAAGCTTTGGCGATCTCGGCACGGCTTTTGGCCTAGCATTGATTGTGATCTACGCGCTGCTCGCCATACCGTTCAAATCCTACACTCAGCCGTTGGTGATTATGGCAGCCATACCGTTTGGATTGGTTGGCGCGCTGCTCGGCCACTTGGTTCTCGGCATCCCACTCGGCATCTTGTCGATGTTCGGCATTGTTGCGCTGTCAGGGGTGATCATCAACGGATCGTTGGTGCTGGTCGACTTCTTCAACGAAAACCTTGCATCCGGCATGGAGGTAGATGACGCAATCGTGGACGCGGCGAAATCACGGTTCCGCCCGATCATGCTGACGGCCGTAACAACGTTCCTAGGCGTCGCTCCAATCACCTTCGAAACCAGTATTCAGGCGCAGTTCCTGATCCCAATGTCTGCGAGCCTTGGGTTTGGCGTGTTGGTGGGAACGGTTTTGTTGATCCTTGTTATTCCGGCATTGGCGATGGTGCATATCCGATCAAAGAACTTCATTGCACAGCGGCTTGCCCCTCGGCACATATCCGACAACGCCGGCGATTGACCGAGACTGGCAAGCGGTTCAAACCGGTTGGATTGAATTCACCGTTCGTTTCGGTGTTGGTCTCACAGGAAATGCCATGCCCAGATCATTTGTCGCCGCACAATTCGCGGCTAGCCTAATTGCAATTCCCGTCGCATTGGCGACACCGGTTGCCGCTCAATCACCAGAATCGGCCGATCCGATCAAACATGGCTCAGAACGCACCGAGCCTACGCGCATATTCACCGGCGAAGACCTGTTCGATCTGGCCGTAGCGTCGGACCCCCAGATCAGTCCGGACGGCAATCAGATTGCCTACGTGCGTCGCCAAAATGACATCATGACCGACCGCGCCCAAAGCGCAATCTGGATGATCGACACGTCGACTGGCGAAGAAACGCCGGTCGCTGGCAGCGAAGGGGGGGCATTCGCTCCGCGTTGGTCGCCAGATGGGACGCGGCTCGCCTATGTTTCTGTGGAAAGCGGCAATGCGCAATTGTGGGTGAAATGGATCAACAGCGGCGACATCGTCCGACTAACCCGACTGCCCAACAGCCCATCTAGCATCACTTGGTCACCCGACGGACGATCGATAGCTTACACCATGTTGGTCGATGATGCCGCGCCGAAACTCGGCTCAGCGCCCGCAAACCGGCCAGAAGGCGCGGAATGGGCGGCGCCGCTTAGCATAACCGATCTCGTCAACTTTAGAGCCGATGGAACCGGTGAGATCGCACCCGGTTTCAGCAAGATCTTCATCATTTCTGCGACGGGCGGAACGGCGCGCCAGATTACCTATGGTCCCAATCACGACGGCGGCCCTCTAAGCTGGACTCCCGATGGCAACACGATCATTTTCACCGCCAATCGCAACGACAATTGGCAAACCGACCCGGTTGAGGCCGATATTTGGACCGTCAATGTCGATACGTTGGAATTGGCGCAATTAACCGATCGCGATGGACCGGATGTGGGGGCGATTATGTCACCCGATGGCCGTTTCATAGCGTATACCGGGTTTGACGATGTTGGTCGCGCTTATGAAAACAATGAGCTGCACATCATGGACGCCGATGGCGACAACCCAAGATCGCTGACATCGCAATGGGACTTCGGAGTTGATGCGATTGCGTGGGACGAGGATTCCCGCGGCGTCTATGTTCAATATGACGATCACGGAGAGACCAAGGTCGCTCGGATCGACCTAAATGGTCAGGCACAGACCATCGTCGAGGGTCTCGGGGGAGGCGGATTTGATCGTCCTTATACTGGCGGCTCGTTCTCCGTTTCGGCGAACGACACCATCGCTTTCACCGGTGGGACTGCAACGCAACCAGCCGACGTTCGCATATCTCGCAATGGTCGCTCCCGTGTTCTAACCAATTTGAATCCGCAATTGATGCCCAGCGATAGCCCCGTCACCAAAACGATGGGCGAAGTGCGCGAGATCTCTGTCGCATCCAGCTTTGATGGCCAAATGGTGCAAGGTTGGCTGACATTGCCTCCGGGCTATGTCGAAGGGACGCGAGTGCCTTTGATTTTGGAAATCCATGGCGGCCCCTTTGCCGCCTACGGCCCGCATTTCTCGACTGACAATCAACTTTATGCTGCCGCTGGATACGCGGTGTTGTCTGCAAACCCGCGTGGATCGACCAGCTATGGTGAGGCTTTCGCTCAGGAGATCGACAAGGATTACCCCGGAAACGATTATCACGATTTGATGAGCATCGTGGATCATACCGTCACACTGGGAATTGCCGATGCCGATCGCTTGTTCGTGACGGGCGGATCGGGTGGCGGTGTTTTAACATCATGGATTGTTGGCAAAACCAATCGATTCCGCGCGGCAGCGACGCAAAAACCAGTGATCAATTGGACCACTCAAGCCCTTACAGCCGATGGTACGGGGTATTTCGGTCAATATTGGTTGGGTGCACGGCCTTGGGAAAATCCGGAAACATTCTGGGCTCATTCGCCTCTGTCATTGATTGGTCAGGTTCAGACACCGACTTTGGTCGTTGTGGGGGCCGAAGACTATCGCACACCGGTAAGTGAGGCGGTGCAGTATTATTCGGCGCTGCAATTGGCCGGCGTTCCCACCACACTGATCCGGGTGCCCGGTGCAAGCCACGGCGGTTTCGCCGCGCGCCCCTCGCAAAGCGCAGCGAAGGCGTCAGCAATCCTTGCTTGGTTTAATCGGTATTCGGAAGGCTGGGAACCTGAAACAGACGAAAGCGGCGAATGACGCGCCTCATTCTGTTCAACAAGCCTTTCGGAGTGTTGTCGCAATTCACCGACAAGAACAGCCCGACACAACGCCAAACCTTGTCCGATTTTATCGACGTCCCAGATGTTTATCCGGCTGGCCGGTTGGACCGGGATAGCGAAGGGCTCTTGATCCTGTGCGATGATGGTCGAATGCAGGCACGAATTGCAGACCCAAAATTTAAGTTACCCAAAACATATCTGGTTCAAGTCGAAGGAGAACCGGATCCTGCGGCGATCGCCGGGCTGCGCGACGGTGTTCGATTGAAAGATGGCGTTACGCGGCCAGCATTGGTCGAGCGGATTGAGGCGCCCGACCTTTGGCCGCGCGATCCACCAATCCGCGTGAGAAAAACAGTCTCAGACTGTTGGATCAAGATCACCATTCGCGAAGGCAAGAACCGCCAAGTTCGCCGTATGACCGCCGCTGTTGGGCACCCGACATTGCGGCTTGTTCGATGGGCCGTCGGTGATTGGACCGTCGATGGACTGGCTCAAGGTCAATACACCGAAGCGCGCGGTTCCTAGCCAAAGTCGCCGTGTTGGCCGACTCCGATCGCGCCATCGTTGTGCAACGTTTCAATCAATGCGCACAATTCCGGCGACACATCGTTGCTGGCGGAGATCATGACGTGATCGGATGCGCACAGGTCTTGAACGAAATCGTGCAATGCACTCGCAACCGAAACGGTACGTCCATCCACAGCCAAGAGAATCGTTCCAGGGGATTCCATTACGAACGCGAAACGGCTGGCAGGATTTCGGATGACATCACAGCCCGACTGCAGCAATTCTGCAATTCGATCCATGCTCAACGCGTGCTCTGGGCGCCAATCGATATGGGCGTGTTTTCGTTCTGTCGCATATTCGGCGAACCAGCGCGCAAACGCCGTGCGGTCTTGCAATTGTTCGGTCAACATTGCGTGCAGGCGATCAAGCGCAGCCGGGGCGATCTCACCGGGATTGATCTGACGTTGCAGATCGGGATCGCCGAACCGATCATCTTCGCGCTGTCCGTCCGCCAATCGAGAGGCAAAGCCATCGATCAATTCGCCGCGTGAGGGCGCGCGAAATCCAATGGAATAGGTCATACAGTCATCGCTTTGCGCGGTGCCATCATGCGCCAATCCGGGTGGCACATACAAGATGTCTCCGGGCTCGAGCAGCCAGTTCTGTTCCGAGTTGAACTCCGCCAACAACTTCAATCCATCGTGAGGGCGCAGCGCGGTATCATCATCGCACCATTGCCCCAATTGCCAACGACGCGTCCCCAACCCCTGAACAAGAAACACGTCATAATTGTCGAAATGCGGCCCAACCCCGCCGCCGGTTGTGGCAAAACTGACCATTACATCGTCGACACGCCAGTTCGGGATGAAGCGAAACGGGGCGAGCAAATCCGCCACTGCAGGAACATGGTGATCGACCGCCTGCACCAACAAAGTCCATGGATCACGACCCAAAGCGTCAAATCGGTCCGCAGCTAGAGGACCATTTTCCATCACCAATGCGTGGCTTTCGCCGAAAATTAGTCGCGATTCCACATGGGCTTCTAACGACAAACCGGCCAGCTCATCAGGCTCAAGAGGGTTGCTCCATTGCGCAAATGCGTTGCGGATCAGCAATGGTTTCTTCTGCCAATAATCCCGCAGAAATTCGTCCGGATCAAAGCCGGTCAATTGCATTCCAGTG comes from the Erythrobacter sp. Alg231-14 genome and includes:
- a CDS encoding prolyl oligopeptidase family serine peptidase, whose protein sequence is MPRSFVAAQFAASLIAIPVALATPVAAQSPESADPIKHGSERTEPTRIFTGEDLFDLAVASDPQISPDGNQIAYVRRQNDIMTDRAQSAIWMIDTSTGEETPVAGSEGGAFAPRWSPDGTRLAYVSVESGNAQLWVKWINSGDIVRLTRLPNSPSSITWSPDGRSIAYTMLVDDAAPKLGSAPANRPEGAEWAAPLSITDLVNFRADGTGEIAPGFSKIFIISATGGTARQITYGPNHDGGPLSWTPDGNTIIFTANRNDNWQTDPVEADIWTVNVDTLELAQLTDRDGPDVGAIMSPDGRFIAYTGFDDVGRAYENNELHIMDADGDNPRSLTSQWDFGVDAIAWDEDSRGVYVQYDDHGETKVARIDLNGQAQTIVEGLGGGGFDRPYTGGSFSVSANDTIAFTGGTATQPADVRISRNGRSRVLTNLNPQLMPSDSPVTKTMGEVREISVASSFDGQMVQGWLTLPPGYVEGTRVPLILEIHGGPFAAYGPHFSTDNQLYAAAGYAVLSANPRGSTSYGEAFAQEIDKDYPGNDYHDLMSIVDHTVTLGIADADRLFVTGGSGGGVLTSWIVGKTNRFRAAATQKPVINWTTQALTADGTGYFGQYWLGARPWENPETFWAHSPLSLIGQVQTPTLVVVGAEDYRTPVSEAVQYYSALQLAGVPTTLIRVPGASHGGFAARPSQSAAKASAILAWFNRYSEGWEPETDESGE
- a CDS encoding cupin domain-containing protein gives rise to the protein MSATGMQLTGFDPDEFLRDYWQKKPLLIRNAFAQWSNPLEPDELAGLSLEAHVESRLIFGESHALVMENGPLAADRFDALGRDPWTLLVQAVDHHVPAVADLLAPFRFIPNWRVDDVMVSFATTGGGVGPHFDNYDVFLVQGLGTRRWQLGQWCDDDTALRPHDGLKLLAEFNSEQNWLLEPGDILYVPPGLAHDGTAQSDDCMTYSIGFRAPSRGELIDGFASRLADGQREDDRFGDPDLQRQINPGEIAPAALDRLHAMLTEQLQDRTAFARWFAEYATERKHAHIDWRPEHALSMDRIAELLQSGCDVIRNPASRFAFVMESPGTILLAVDGRTVSVASALHDFVQDLCASDHVMISASNDVSPELCALIETLHNDGAIGVGQHGDFG
- a CDS encoding pseudouridine synthase, which encodes MTRLILFNKPFGVLSQFTDKNSPTQRQTLSDFIDVPDVYPAGRLDRDSEGLLILCDDGRMQARIADPKFKLPKTYLVQVEGEPDPAAIAGLRDGVRLKDGVTRPALVERIEAPDLWPRDPPIRVRKTVSDCWIKITIREGKNRQVRRMTAAVGHPTLRLVRWAVGDWTVDGLAQGQYTEARGS